Within Primulina tabacum isolate GXHZ01 chromosome 5, ASM2559414v2, whole genome shotgun sequence, the genomic segment AATTCAGTTGCAACTTCTTGTTTCACCCCAACATCTTCAAGAATTTTTCCAACCAAATGATTTAAGAAGTCACCATTGCAGCTGAAACATATTCAGCTTCTGCAGATAATTGAGCAACAATTTGTTGTTTCTTAGATGCCCAAGAAAACACACTTTGAACCAAGAGTACAAACATAACTGGAGGTACTCTGCATATCATCAAAACAACCAGCCCCAATCATTGTCACAACATCCATTTAAATTTAACCTGTAGGCTGCAACCTCTTTAGTATTTAATACAAAGGTTGGTTATCCCTCTGATATACCTCGATACCTTTTTTCCAGCTCCAACATGTACTTGACTGGGATTGTTCATAAATCTCGACAACAAATTTGTGGCAAACATGATATCTGGCCTTGTGGCAGTGAGATGCGATAAATTTGCAATCAAACTTCTATACAAAGTAGCATCAACCTTTTTTCTCACCATCGTCTTTTTTCAATTTCTCATTCACTGAGTTGTTGGATTCATTCATGTCAAaccttttcaaattattttcatCATACTTCTTTTGACAAATGAACGCACTAACACATTCTTTATAAATTCCATAATAAAAAAGTTCTATCAATTGTCCATATCTACAAACTTTCTCTAGAATTTTGCATTTGGTGCTTTACTATTATTGTTCTGACAGACTGttaatatatttgtataattgTTTTCAAAAAGTCTAGACCTCCTATCATGTACTGTTGTTTTAGTGCATTCAGTAAAAGCATGCCTTGCACaggtgattaaaaaaaatagtctTCATCTCCATTTTGCTAATTTGGGAATTTGTTGGCAGGAAGTGATTGTGGGTCCAGAGAATAGGGCAGCAATATCAAGTGATAATTTTTTAAGGGTGAACCTGGTTGGAGATTATGTTGGATATACCAGTATTCCATCATTTGATGACTTCTACCTAGTTATCCCTAGACAGGTAGCTTTTTCAGCGATATATTATACTGACACAGGTATCTCGCCTGCTTGGTCTTGATCTTGGTTTTGGCAAGAACCGCCTTATAGTTTTACATGGGCTAGCCCAAAAATATGGGGAAATGGGCAAAATATTATCTTTAAGAATAGCATAtggaatttcaaaattttttaattcCCTGCTTGATCTGCCTCTGGTATTGCATGCAACTCATAAAATTCTTGATAACTTACTCGTTTTTCTCTTATTGAAGGGTGGTCAAGGGCAACCTCAAAATTTGGGGAGCAATTTTTCTATGTGGATGCTTCTTGAAAGAGTCAGGTTTACTCTAGATGGTCTTGAATGTAACAAAATTGGTGTTGGTCATGAGGCTTTCAATGCTCAGCCAGACTTTTGCGCTGCACCATTTTGGAGTTGCTTACATAATCAACTGTGGAACTTTTGGGATGTTAGTGAATATAATGActcatttcatttaattctgAGCAATGTCTCGTTTCATGATGTCATGGAATGAACATTTTCAAACTTTTAAACGTCTTTTTCTTGAAGTCTCAAAAGCATTTACGTACTCAcaaaattttcatcaaaatctatCAAGCTCCTATATTTTATCATTCATTAGCTGGTCTTGATTACATCATTGGTGCAAATTTGCTTATTTACCAAATTTTGAGATCTTTGTTACATTGGATTTTTTTTTCACTTGGGTATGAGCATGAGCTATTAATGCACTGAGCACTTGCTTACATTGTTGTGATTTGAAAGAAATGTGTTTCTTTCTTTTCAGGCAGACCAGAATCGAATAAACAGAAATcaggttccactttatcgtgtCCAAGGAAGGTTTGAACGGATAAATCAACATCCAGTTACGTTCTCAGCATTTACTCAAACTATAAATCTCAAGGAGGTTCATTATAAAGAGATATTTTCATCAAATTATTTGGTCTGCAGAGTGCAGGGAGTCATGAATTTTCCATAGGAATTACTGAAGCTCTAAACACAAATCTTTTGTTGGAATTGAGGGCTGACGACATAGAATTTGTATATCAAAGGTAGTCTTTATGTTCCTAGATGAAGCTCGTCTTTTATGTACTGTCATACAACTTTTTAACAGCATAGGTGCCTAATACTGttcattttatttgtgtttCGCACCAGTGTTTTAAAGCTAATTTTCAACAAATAAGATTATGATTGTGGTCCAATTTGGAATTCTATTTACTTTTAGTTTAATTATGTGGTGAGTGTGTtttgtaattttcaaaatcgaCGATTCTTTAACAGCTTTAATCTCAAGATATTACGAGCTTCATTTTCATATTTCGATCAAGGTCTTTGTCCTAAATGTCAAGGCACCCAATATTATACTCAAAGCTCCCTCACGTCAGAGTACATTGTGTTGATTTTAAATGGAAAAAAGATCAATTGGGAATGACAGTAGAAATCAAATTAATGTGGCTCTACCGTAATGCACTGTTCTTAAGGTTTAGTTAGGCAACAAACAATAATTGCCCGATACCTTTTATTAGCATTGATTTATAGATGAGCTGGTAGTGCATATATTTTATCAAAGACAAGCCATAGCTGGAATCGCACAAGCAACTATTGCCGAAGATTGCAAATTCTACATGTGAGAGGGATGTTAGAGACCATGGATCTTTCTCATCCAATATTTTTAGATCCTTTTTTTTCAAGCTCGTGATTTTTCTGTCAAGTTTCAGAGGTGATTATTGAGGAATTTTACCAATTTTCAGGAGCCCGGGGAAAATTTTAGGCATCACCATTCCAACCTTCGAAGCTCTCTCTCAATTTGGAACCGCAACAATTACGACAAAAAATATTGGTGAAGTTGAAGCATCCTACAGCCTCACTGTACGagttgtgttaaaaaaaaaatcaaaattgctAATGatgtacacacacacacacacactatttATAATACGTACACCCATACATATATTGCATTTAATAATCCAGAGTAATCGAAAAGATTCGAAGTTAGAAACTACTTTTAAATtttgacttttaaaattttgatgtaCTATGTGCAGTTTGATTGCTTTTCTGGAGTCAGCCAAATGGAGGTAAATTAAGTACAAATTTCTACATAAAACTGTGTTTCTGTCAACACATATTGGATTGCCTTTGTTATTACACCATGTTATTTATGACAAATTCAGGAACAATTCTTTATAATGAAGCCTAAAGAAGTAATAATTAGATCATTCAAATTGTACCCAACAACTGATCAAGCTGCAAGATACGCATGCGCAGGTATAGTCAACCACATGATTCGAATGCTTTTTCTGGATATTATTTTGGTTCGATACCAGATCCTTGCTGCTTTATATCATGCCAGATCAAATTGAAGTTTGACTATGGTATTTTTAATTCTGCAGCCATATTGAAAGATTCTGATTTTAAGGAAATTGATAGAGCTGAGTGTCAATTTACAACTACGGCTACTGTTATTGAAAATGGATCTCAGGTTTGATCACTATCTAATACAAATCTCCTCAGAAGGCATGTGGCCTCGTATGAACTTTGGAAAAGAGAAATTAACAGATTGAGATAATATCTGCAAAAAATTTAAGTTATGCCATAGGATCTTAGACAGAAACACATACTTTACACGGCTAGAACAgcatgtataaaaatatattcgACCGCAGGTGGATAAAGGAACTTACTTAACAGGTATGTAAAGCCATCTAGTTTTGTGATTCACTTAAGTCGATTCCTGTTGGTGTGTCTTTATTGCAATTACTAAGAAGCTCCCTATGTAAACAACGATAGATGAAGTTGTTGGGAATGTTGACGAGACCATATGTTTTGCCAGCAATTATATCATTCTAGCAGATCTTACGTAATTGTATCATAGCAATATTAATATTTCACTCAGTATGTAGCAAATTATCAATCTTTGAAATAGAATTGTGAtcttatattattaaaaaataataaatttgacTCACATTTTCAAACTGAATTACTTTAATCATGCCATTGTCCAGATTCCATTCCAACCTCCACAAACCAGTATGAATGGCTTCTTTGAATCTATTGAGGAGCTGTGGAACAAGCTATGGGCTGGCTTGCAAGATTTCATCACTGGGAGAAGTTGCAGGCATTGTCTCAACATAGAAAAACGTCTCCattcgatttttttaaaaataaaaattcacaaaGAACATTTGGAAATTTTTTGTGCCGCAGTTTTATGCCACACAGGGCTTGCAtgtacatttttttttcaaatctccCATGGCTTTGAAAGAATTTTTCATGTTCTTGGAAAATTATCAGCGGATTTCGAACCAAATGCTTGCATGCACATATGCAACCAAGTTCAATTATAGATAACaacctcagatttgattcttGTGCCATGCAGAAGGAAGTGCTCTGGGTTTTTTGACTTCATCTGCCATATACAATATATATGCATTAGTTGGATGTTGACATTTGGATTGTTTTTAGCAATCTTTCCAACAGGTTCATGTTCTGTTGCTGGAAATCTTCTGATACATTGTTGACTTATTTCAGTGGCCAATTCATGAAAATTTTTGTCTTTCTGAGTTTCAGCTGCTGTTTTACTCTGGCTTTTACACCAGAAAGGTCTTTTTGACCCTCTATATGACTGGTGGGATGATCATGTATGGGCTTCTGAGGATGCAAGTGAAAACATATGGAAGCATGACAGAAATGTGGATCTTTCACTTATCCATTTGAAGAAACATCACAGGCATGAGAAAAGGCACCACAAGCATGATGCTCAAAAGAGGCGGCGCATTCCTGGTGAGCACTGCCGCAGCAGTTTAACCGGGGAAAGTGATTACCACTACCATCTTCACCATGTACACAAGGACAAGCATAAGCATGGAAGATACAAAAGCTCGAGAATATTAAGGGAAGCTCACATGGGCAGGATGGAGGATTGCGGTGCTAGACATCAtagaagaagaaagaaagatAACCCCTGGCAAGAACTAGAAAACACCCAGGGCACGAGATGAGTAACAAGATGATTATTTGAAACAAAGAATCCAGATCATATGACGACCGGGAGGGAGTACAATTATGTGGAATGAAAGCATTGCTGCCTATCCAAGTCCATGACATTCTCTCAATTTGTTATATTTGTTCATTATAATGTCAACCACTCCCTGACCCTAAACCGTTAGAATGGCTGAAACGGCCATAGAAGAGCATCTTCTTCAAGATGTGAAGTAATATTCTGATGGTTCAACACGGTTTCTAAAAGATTAATGCTGAAAAATTTGTACTTCGACAATACTTGATAATTACAATACCGACGTTGTATTGCATTTTAAGTTAATGATCTTTGCTTTTGTCTGTTTCCTAGAACTACCACTGTTTATGTTGGATAATGTATACAAACTATTTTTTCTTACATTGTGAGCGTAACTTTTGTGTGCAGCAAAATGTGGAGAGAGGTATCTATGAGGTCGCTTTTATCAGTTTCACTTGAAACTGTTCGACAATATTGGTGATTCATTTGGGGAGAGAGCTAAAATCTGTCAGTTTCATGTCTGTCCAGCCAAATGATTTGCATGTGTATAATTTCTATGCATCCTTTTCGAAGATTTGGACGTGATATCCATTTGGAAATTGTAGACCAGGAGTTCTAAGAATGTCTCCTCCTTTGATTGGTTCCCACCTAACAGGCAAAAATGGGCCAGTCATCTCTGCAAGCCTTAcatgaaatgttaaataaaatttatggaATGCTCGATTCTTACTTGTACTTTGTGACCAAGCAATGGAGAAAGACGGCCATCTGCACCTTGGTGAAATCTGTGCCAACACAAAATCTCATACCACCTCCAAAGGCCATGAAGTTTCTTGATGCGTCATTTGTGTCTAGTCCCTATAAGCGTTTATATCTCCATCATTACGAGATAGATGGAAGAACATCAAATTGAAGTATAATAATTTGGAAGTACTTGCCTCCCATCTCCATGGATTGAAGTGAAGGGGATCATTATATGTTGCTGGGTTCAAGTGCACTGCCGGAGGACATACCATAACAGCCCAGCCAGCTGGAATCGTATATCCTGCCCAACCGAGAATTATATTAAGGTATGCCCTATGAACCAATCCGGAGTCTCTTCTAAATTAAGTATTAAAGAAATCATACCCTTATATTTGGTTTCTCTTattgtttttctgaaaattcctgGGACTATGTTGGCCATCCTTACGGTTTCATTGATGAACTGCAATTAGCTTCTGTTAGAATGCGAAACATTGCCACTAATTCCGAATAGTTCAAGGCTCAAGGGAAACGGAATATTTATAGTTAACCTGAAATGTgaatttcattgatttatacatatTCCATGTTATTCCGGAATCTGAATTTTCCCTCCTTTTAATTATCGATTCTTGTTCTTCCTGTGACATATTTAGAGCACGTTGGCTTggcaaaatacacaaatatagAACTCGGTTGTTTGGTTGACGGTAATTTTATCTTCACTCACCTTCAATTTTTGTAACACCGGTGGATAGTCAGCAAGAAATTTAACGGCAAGAGTGAGTGCCAGGGAGGTAGTTTCAAAGCTGGCAAAAAGCAAAACAAACATCAAATCTAGAGCAATCGCCTCTGTGAGTACCGTATCCTCGCGTTGAAGTTCATTCAAGACATAATCAAAGAAATCTGTTCGGATTTTTCTTGgcctttcttttctttcttgtaGCATATTTTTCAGCATCTTCATTGCCTTCCTCCTTCCCTGATAAAAGCAATGAATTCACTAACTAGTCATTCTGTTAACCAGGATGCTAGTATATTATGATTACATCAAGATTAGTGAGAGATGTGTGGACGTACCTGCAAGCATTTGTTGTAGGCTGTTCCGGGAATGTTCAGAGGGAAGGAGATTAACCCTTGTATAAAAGCTACAAAGTTTTCCCTCAGATTTTCAGAAGATTTTGCGGAGTCATAACTGATAAGCTTTTTTGCAGTCAGGTCAAATATCATCTACATAAGAAACATTGACAATAGTGTTGATCAAACTTATATAAAATAAGTCAGTGAAGTTACTGGGGAGAAGATAAATCTTAATTACCTGTGCAGTTCCTTCCTTGACATCAATCATAGTCTTTGCTGACCAACTCTTTAAGTTGCTATTAGACGCCTGTTCAACCTCCAGAAGCATCTTTTTAAGGCTTTCTTGACCAAATAGATTCAGCACCATGTTCTTTAGGTACTTGTACATAAAACCATGCATAGAACCTACATTTTGTCTACCGAATATTTCTGTAAAAGTGTCTGGATACCAGCTTTGAAATAATTTCCCCTCTTGTTGAAAGATGAAATAATTAAGATCTGCATCTGTAGATACAATAACTGGACGCCCCACCAAACTAGTCTTGAATATAGGTCCATATCTGAAAACAACCAAAAGCATTATTTTCATTGGTTAAGATGAATTAGCTGATTATTTAGATAAACTGACGGCATCATCATTATTATTTACCTTTGCATTCTCTCCTTCACAAAAGGAGGGATATCAAATGATGTGTTAGGAACAAAGAACTGAAGAGTCTCCCCAAGGAGTGGCCAGCCCATTGAACCCGGTGGGAGGACTCCATTACACCTGGGATTTTTCCAATTGTAAAGCCAGGTTGTGGTGATGATGATCAATAAAGTTCCAATGTAGAATACCATGGGAAACATGTTTAGAGGAAATCTCAGTAGACAATATAAAGATATTTCTGCTCGTTCCGCAGATTAGATTTGAGGTTGGAGAAATGACGAAGGAGAAGAGGTTGAAAACGAAATTCTGGTTTGCATCTAATATCCACGGGAATACTGCTTTATATAGGCAGTAAAGAATCTTAAACTaatttagaaaataattttttaagatGGCCTATTTGGTACTTGAAAGTTGGTCGCTCAAAAAGTTGTGCTTATTGTTATAAtgacaaaaaaatataataatataacttTGTTAGGAGCCTTCCCTTTGTCAACGCATGTATCATTTTGTGTGGATACCATATCAGGATAATGAAGCTCACAGAATACTTCCTCTAGGCTCTCCCAATCTTTCATACTATTTTCATCTTTGAAGATTTATAAAAAGTGCAATGCAGCATGGTGCAAAAATTACAATATTGTCCGTTCGTTTCTTATTTGAGATTTCTTGTTGCATCTCTGCGGTATAAGTCCGATTGCTAACCATATGTATAGTTTCTATTTAACTCATGTGCACACACAAAAACAAATGCTCATAGCATTCACAAATCTTTCCAATATCTATGCTAAATACTTTGTTATGTAAGCGGTGTAGATGCAAGAAGACCAGttccttttttgtttttttatatctCATTCTAGATCTTCATTAGCTGTACATTATCTGTGTCCGGATATAAATCTTATCTAAAATGATGGCTTCTATATTTTCATACAACCAAATGTGTCGACATTTGTAATGTGATGGCATAGTAAATAAAGGTAGCTTGTTGAATCATATGACCATTCAATACATGGAGCACCACCCCTTGGCCCTTTGGGCGACGGACTCAAATTCAGTCAACAACAGTTGTAGACAGGTTACTGTGTATAGTGACCCAATTATTGTCATTAGTAGCAGATTATGTTTCATGTTTGCTTACTTTGACTTCCATTTTCACTAAAGTAATGGATCAAGATTCCTTTATGGGCGACTTCGAATTTATATTTAAGGCCTTGGGTTATATTTGCACACTGATCTAGAAACTTTGTCTGGTAACTTTATGTCTTCATACTACCCTCAATACTCGTGCCGTTTGGAACATTTATAGTCAAAGGAACATGAGATCTTGAATTGTGTTAAGGTAAAGTAACAAGTTCTTGTAATAACTGTAGTTGATTAGAGGTGGAATTGTTGGATTTCTAGTCATAGATATCGGACACATGGTGATGCGTTTGATTTGCTAAGTTACACCTACAGCCGATTGTGTTTAAAGAAATTTGCTTTTGAGTggatgttttcagatttttaggATCACATAATTGGATAAAGGGTTTGAAATGACGATTTAGACGTAATAAAAGTCAGTTGTATTTATTATAGCATATTGTAAAAATGTGATATTATCATATTGATGGACATGTATACTTCTCGTTCTTTTGTATGTCTATCAAATAGACTTGTTAAGTTGATTTCGTCAAATAGAGTAGCTATAAGGGAATAATGCCAGCTCAATTAGTTCTTAGGTTAGGACTTCCTAAAATAAAGAAACTTCTCTTAAGAAGGGTATAAAAAAGGTTGTTGAAGTCCAATTGTgttgtaattataatttttttattctttaatAAAATCTAAGAATCGTATACCCATGCGACGTATTTATACATATATTTGAGTAGGAGCAGTTTTCAAATTGCTGATAATTGTTCAGTGCTCGTATATTTCACCAACTCGGAGAAATCATGACTTGGTTAATTATACATTTATATGTAATATCCTTGTTTCATTAATTAAGTTCGCTCAATTCTTTTTTTAAATAGGGTTCATATAATTATTTTCTTCTGCAGAAAATtattatcaaataaataatagttGAAAACAAACCATGGAATATTAAGTAGATGAAGGGCAAAAATTCATACCTAGTGTGTGCCTTGAGCATGGTAATTCTTTTAAAAAGTGAAGACAATATCCTGGTCAATAGGCTAAAGATCATGCAGCAATTTGCAAGAACAAAAGATGATTCAGcaatttgaaataaattttcaatttatcAAAACTTTTTTGCCCAAAAATTTGGACAAAACTACAGTTAAAAGTGGTCTAAATCTCCAATATATTCATATGACCCCCTTTCAAACATTCCTATTCTTAATTTCGTATGTTAAAGAACTGTAATGTTTTAATTCCTATACTTAATTTCATTcaattgtttaaatattatttcagCATTATTAATTATATGCCATCGATTTAATATTTCTATCTCAATTCCCTAGCTTTCGtcgcatacatgttttatatgtttatataattatcttcATGAATTTATTTGTTTACATGTTATTTGATTATACTATTCCATGTTTTCTAAACATTAATGTGTTTAATATTGTATTTAAGAAACACAATATTGATGATTTTATTCATTAAAAGCCAGATATGTAAAGACTGTGCTTTATTTACTTAATTTCCCCTGTTTTGGAACCTTTGTTTTTTAAGACTAGAAATAAATtaccaaatatatatatatatatatatatatatatatatatatatatatatatatatatttaccgCATTGTTCCCTCCcaatttcagtttttatatGTTAGAATTATAGAAATATAAATTGcagtttttaaatatatatatatatgtgtatatatatatatatatatatatatatataatttgcaATGACCTCCTCTTGTATGAGAGTGATTGCCGATCAAGTATTATATTAAAACCTTTACAGTTTTGTATATTTAAGatgaataattaaatatttcgtatataaatttttttaatatgcaAACATATATACAGTAAGTtggcaaattattttaatggaATGTGTAAATTCCCTAAGCATTGGTCGGGGATCCCCGAAATATTGGGTTTGACCATATTTACTCCTAAGCACGTTATCCACCAACAatctgtgtatatatatatatatatacatatatatttggtGCATTGTGAGTTAAATATAGTTTAAAAGAATTTGCGCCACGTTCATACACTTAGAACCATTCatcttatatattatatatatatacacttaaAAATCAAAGTTTATGAAACATTAATGAATAAGTAATACGCACAGTACCATAGAATctaatttaaatgttttttccCCAAAATTCATGATATACAATTTAAATCTAGAAGTCCATTCCACTTAGATTCTCACTGACAATAAACCGTGTAGTTCATAACATATTAATTTTCCCTAAGTTGACCtcataaaaatgatatatattgtATTAAAAGTAtcttaattaaatcaaatattcatGTAAATTGgtttttatgataaaataattACACATTCTTGGATGTAATAATAGCTCTACTAGGAGAGTGACCGACATGTAAGGATTGAGATATAGTAAgggttaaaatatttgagttatatattgttttcatcaaatataacttttggtaaCATAACAAACGTTCGGTTCTATATTTGGGATCACAACCTAGGTTATATGTTCGCTTCTCACTCATTGCAATTAG encodes:
- the LOC142545352 gene encoding cytochrome P450 87A3-like isoform X1, giving the protein MFPMVFYIGTLLIIITTTWLYNWKNPRCNGVLPPGSMGWPLLGETLQFFVPNTSFDIPPFVKERMQRYGPIFKTSLVGRPVIVSTDADLNYFIFQQEGKLFQSWYPDTFTEIFGRQNVGSMHGFMYKYLKNMVLNLFGQESLKKMLLEVEQASNSNLKSWSAKTMIDVKEGTAQMIFDLTAKKLISYDSAKSSENLRENFVAFIQGLISFPLNIPGTAYNKCLQGRRKAMKMLKNMLQERKERPRKIRTDFFDYVLNELQREDTVLTEAIALDLMFVLLFASFETTSLALTLAVKFLADYPPVLQKLKEEQESIIKRRENSDSGITWNMYKSMKFTFQFINETVRMANIVPGIFRKTIRETKYKGYTIPAGWAVMVCPPAVHLNPATYNDPLHFNPWRWEASTSKLLYFNLINFMAFGGGMRFCVGTDFTKVQMAVFLHCLVTKYKWEPIKGGDILRTPGLQFPNGYHVQIFEKDA
- the LOC142545351 gene encoding protein HAPLESS 2 isoform X1, whose protein sequence is MKLFVLTAIAIFSLSKYAHATQILSKSTIQKCEKISESDGLNCTSKIVLDLSVPSESSGREASLVAEIVEAEENSTNHMRTLRVPPMITINKSAAYALYELTYIQDVAYKPQELHVQTRKCEPDAGSHVVQMCERLRDENGHVIENTQPTCCPCGEQRRVPSSCGNFFDKVINGKANTAHCLRFTDDWFHVFGIGQRSVGFSVRIEVKTRSKTSEVIVGPENRAAISSDNFLRVNLVGDYVGYTSIPSFDDFYLVIPRQGGQGQPQNLGSNFSMWMLLERVRFTLDGLECNKIGVGHEAFNAQPDFCAAPFWSCLHNQLWNFWDADQNRINRNQVPLYRVQGRFERINQHPSAGSHEFSIGITEALNTNLLLELRADDIEFVYQRSPGKILGITIPTFEALSQFGTATITTKNIGEVEASYSLTFDCFSGVSQMEEQFFIMKPKEVIIRSFKLYPTTDQAARYACAAILKDSDFKEIDRAECQFTTTATVIENGSQIPFQPPQTSMNGFFESIEELWNKLWAGLQDFITGRSCRRKCSGFFDFICHIQYICISWMLTFGLFLAIFPTAAVLLWLLHQKGLFDPLYDWWDDHVWASEDASENIWKHDRNVDLSLIHLKKHHRHEKRHHKHDAQKRRRIPGEHCRSSLTGESDYHYHLHHVHKDKHKHGRYKSSRILREAHMGRMEDCGARHHRRRKKDNPWQELENTQGTR
- the LOC142545352 gene encoding cytochrome P450 87A3-like isoform X2, which translates into the protein MFPMVFYIGTLLIIITTTWLYNWKNPRCNGVLPPGSMGWPLLGETLQFFVPNTSFDIPPFVKERMQRYGPIFKTSLVGRPVIVSTDADLNYFIFQQEGKLFQSWYPDTFTEIFGRQNVGSMHGFMYKYLKNMVLNLFGQESLKKMLLEVEQASNSNLKSWSAKTMIDVKEGTAQMIFDLTAKKLISYDSAKSSENLRENFVAFIQGLISFPLNIPGTAYNKCLQGRRKAMKMLKNMLQERKERPRKIRTDFFDYVLNELQREDTVLTEAIALDLMFVLLFASFETTSLALTLAVKFLADYPPVLQKLKEEQESIIKRRENSDSGITWNMYKSMKFTFQFINETVRMANIVPGIFRKTIRETKYKGYTIPAGWAVMVCPPAVHLNPATYNDPLHFNPWRWEGLDTNDASRNFMAFGGGMRFCVGTDFTKVQMAVFLHCLVTKYKWEPIKGGDILRTPGLQFPNGYHVQIFEKDA
- the LOC142545351 gene encoding protein HAPLESS 2 isoform X2, with translation MKLFVLTAIAIFSLSKYAHATQILSKSTIQKCEKISESDGLNCTSKIVLDLSVPSESSGREASLVAEIVEAEENSTNHMRTLRVPPMITINKSAAYALYELTYIQDVAYKPQELHVQTRKCEPDAGSHVVQMCERLRDENGHVIENTQPTCCPCGEQRRVPSSCGNFFDKVINGKANTAHCLRFTDDWFHVFGIGQRSVGFSVRIEVKTRSKTSEVIVGPENRAAISSDNFLRVNLVGDYVGYTSIPSFDDFYLVIPRQADQNRINRNQVPLYRVQGRFERINQHPSAGSHEFSIGITEALNTNLLLELRADDIEFVYQRSPGKILGITIPTFEALSQFGTATITTKNIGEVEASYSLTFDCFSGVSQMEEQFFIMKPKEVIIRSFKLYPTTDQAARYACAAILKDSDFKEIDRAECQFTTTATVIENGSQIPFQPPQTSMNGFFESIEELWNKLWAGLQDFITGRSCRRKCSGFFDFICHIQYICISWMLTFGLFLAIFPTAAVLLWLLHQKGLFDPLYDWWDDHVWASEDASENIWKHDRNVDLSLIHLKKHHRHEKRHHKHDAQKRRRIPGEHCRSSLTGESDYHYHLHHVHKDKHKHGRYKSSRILREAHMGRMEDCGARHHRRRKKDNPWQELENTQGTR